One Methanolinea sp. DNA window includes the following coding sequences:
- a CDS encoding DUF1890 domain-containing protein translates to MTGEQGRGEREAALVLGCPQVPVQAPIALYLAYSLRKRGVRPVVAGNQAARMQLEVSDPLHHYVGGMVDLDSFIADLAAGKRKYDYYIPLVHNDAGVTYAATVQSLAGTKVIMVIFGEKFLEIADTVDFPAEKIAAKAVHNPMPMKKKIDEVLPWLVSNP, encoded by the coding sequence ATGACGGGAGAGCAGGGACGCGGGGAGAGGGAGGCCGCACTGGTCCTCGGCTGCCCACAGGTCCCCGTGCAGGCCCCCATCGCCCTCTACCTCGCGTACAGCCTGCGGAAACGCGGCGTGAGACCGGTCGTCGCGGGGAACCAGGCAGCGAGGATGCAGCTAGAGGTCTCCGACCCCCTCCACCACTACGTGGGGGGGATGGTCGACCTCGACTCGTTCATCGCGGACCTCGCGGCGGGGAAGAGGAAGTACGACTATTATATCCCGCTCGTGCACAACGATGCAGGTGTCACGTACGCCGCGACGGTCCAGTCCCTCGCGGGGACGAAGGTGATCATGGTGATATTCGGCGAGAAATTCCTCGAAATCGCAGACACCGTGGATTTCCCGGCGGAGAAGATCGCGGCGAAGGCAGTCCACAACCCGATGCCCATGAAGAAAAAGATCGACGAGGTGCTCCCGTGGCTTGTAT